The Thermoanaerobaculia bacterium sequence TCGATCGTCAGCTGCGAGCCCAGGTGGTGGAAGATGAGGGCCACAGGAGAGCCGCCCACGGGGCACAAGGCGATCGCTGCGGCGAGCGACGTGCGCTCCACCGGCTCGCTGAAATGCACGACCGGCTCGATCCCGATTGGCACGGCGGTGGCGCCGGAGGCCGGCGTCATCGAGACCACGGACGGGCGCACGACGGCGAGGGCGAGATCGAGATCGACGCGCTCGCCGGCGGCGGAAAGAAGCGCGCTACCGCTCCCCTGGTCGCCGGTCGATGGCTTCGTCGCGGTTAGGGCGACCGCACCGACCCAGGCCGGGTAGGCGTACCGCCCGTCGCTGCCGGAGAGCTGGAGCCACTCGACAGCGGTCGCGCCCGTTGAGGCGACGAGGGCACTCGCGAGCGTGGCGCCGCCGACATCGAAGACCGTGCCGCGCACGAAGCCGAGCGGGGCGAGGGCGCGCGCGAAGAGATAGGTACCGCCACGCGTGACACCCGGCCAGGCGAGATCCGCAGGATCGTCGAGATCGAACGCATCGCTTTGCCAGCCGGAGCTGGACGGCGATATCGTCGCCAGCGGTCGCCAGCTAGCATCGCCGGCGACGGACGACTCGACGCCGAGGAGTATCCCGGCCTCGCCGGCGGACGGAGCGTCTGCTAGAGCGAGGAACAGCGTCGCCGGCTCGAGTAGCGTCTCGCCGGAGAGATCGAGCCGCAGCGCGCCGGCGAAGGCGAACCCTTCAGGTACCGGAAGCGGCAACGTTCCCTCGGCGGCCGGCTCGAGCTGCACCGGCGTCGGCCGGACGAGAGCGCCAGCGGCAATATCGATCCGGTCGCCGGAGGGGCCGAGAACCGAGCCGCCCTGCGGGCCTAAGACATTCCCTCGTACGATCTCGCCACCGTACGGCAGCACCGTGACGTTCTCCTCGCCGAGCTCGATCGGCAGCAGGCGCGCCGCATCCGACGCTGCCAAGAGGAAGCGCGAGCGTGCTCCCTCCGTGGTGCGGTAGACGACGACGTCAGCGCGATAGGCAGGCTCGGTGCGCGTCGTGCCGTCGAGGAGCTGAAGCTCCTCGACGATGGACAGGGTCACGGTAGAGCCCGACGTCGCAGCTTCGGTCGAGGAGTAGGCGACCGTGGCGCGACTCTTCTGGCCCGGCAGGACCGTCTCAGGGTCGAATACCAGCGTCGCACCAAGCAGGGTCTCCCCGGAAGCAGGCGGGGTCGGGAGCGACCCCAACGGCTCACCGACCACCGCCGTCGGCACGGCGAAGGGGGGCGGATCGGCTTCGACGACCACCCAGGCCCCTGCCGCAGCGACCGGCAGATCGAGCTCACCGAGCCCGAGCGTCGTCACCCCTTCGACGCGCCAGACCCGCGTCTCCGGATCGAGGTGCACCCAAGCGACCGTCGACCCAGGGATGGCGTTGACCGGCAGCACAAGCCTTGCGGCGAGGAGAAAGTCCGCCTCCTCGGGACCGATCCAGACCGCGGCGCGCGGCGACCAGCCGAACGGCAACAGGCGGGGCAAGCCCTGCTCCGAGAGCTCGGTCAGCGAGATCGCGATCGGGTCGGCGAGCGCACCCGCGGGGATCTCGAGCTCAGCGGAGGAGCCCGAGAGCGCCGGCGCGGCAGCGGCCGCCCCCCCCGCGGGGCCGATGGCCACGGCCGCCGAAAGCGGCGCCAGCCGGGGATCGACGACATCCGTACCCTGCTGCCCTTGAGTCGTGACGAATCGGAAGACAGGCGTCGAATCGGGATGCTCGAACACTACAAGATGGGTTCCCACCGGCACGGGGAGCGAGACCGTTCCGTCGGCAGCGCTCGTTGCCTCGAGCGCCGGTCCCGTACCGGGTGGCAGGACGCCGTTCGTGGAGAGGACGCGCGCCCGGGAACCGGCGAGCGGACGGCCCACTGAGTCATCAACCACCGTGGCGACGAAGAAACTCTCCGCCGCGTCGCCACCGAAAACCGAAACCCAGGGGTACGCCAAGAGGTTTCCCGCGAGATCGCGCGGCTGGCGCAACACCTCCACGCGAATCGCTCCCTCAGGAAGCGCCGACGATGCGGTGAAGGTGGCGAGATCGACGTCGAGCTCTACGCTGCCGACGATCGCGCCGGCTGCGTCCGAGACCAGAATCGCACCGGCAAGGCTCGTCGGTTCGATTTCCTCGCTGAAGTGGATCACGAAACCGGAAGGACTCGCATCGACTCTCTCGACGATCGGCTCCTGGCAGTCGTGCACCACCTCGATCTCGCAAGCCAGCGATCGGTTTCCCGCATCATCGACACTCGTCACGGCAAGCCGGTGGATGGCGCCGGGAATGAGCGGCACCGCGACGCTGAACGCTCCGTCAGAGGCAGCGCGCGCGCGCACAGCGCCTGCACCGCCGGCGACCTCGACACTGCGATCGGGCTCCGCGAAGCCCACGAGAACGACCTCTGCGGCACAGAGGAATCGCGCTGGCGGCGCCGGGATCGAGGGTAGCGCCGGTGCGGTCGAATCCGCGGTCGTGAACTCGAAAGTCGCTCCGGCCGCGAGCCCGCTGCCGGCTAGGTCGACGATGCTCGTGTCGAGCACGAGGCGCACGAGGCTCGCGGAAGGCAACGCGGAGCTCGGGATCAATCGCAGCTCGGTAGCGATGATCTCGACGGTCGCGGCAAGCACCGCGCCGGCTTCAGTCTCGAGGCGCATGCCGTCGACGCTCGCCGAACCGGGCTCTTCCGAGAGCTTGGCGACGAAAACGGTCGTGAGCGCAATCGCGAGCGCCCCCGTCGGCGGCTCGGTGCCGAGAATCGCCGGCGCGACCGTGTCGCGGAGGACCGTACGGGTGCGCACCCCCTCGTTGCCGTTCGCGTCACGACCCCGGGCGACGAGTCGGTTCTCCCCCTCGACGAGCGGCACCGCGGCGACCGAGAAGGTGTCGCCGGTGATCGTCGCGGAGACCCCGTTCACGGTCAGGGTTGCAATCCCCTCCTCACTGATCGTTCCGGAGACCGCCACAAACTCGGCCGCGATACGGCTGCCCTCCTCCGGCGTATCGATCCCGAGCCCAGGCGCAGTCGAGTCACGGTGCACCAGGAGCGTAGCCTCTGCCGCGTGTCCGAGCCGATCGGTCGCGCGGACGACCACCGTGTTGTCGCCCTCCGCAAGCGCCGCGCTCGCGGCGAAGCTCCCGCCCTGAATCGCCGCGGTGACCCCTCGCACGGTGACGCGATCGAGGTTCGGATCGTCGACCGAGCCCGCGACTTCGACTGCCGCCTCCGGCACCACGGTCCCCGCTGCGGGGTCGGTGATCGTAATCGTCGGGGCCTGCGAATCGCGGACCGCGACGCGGCTAGCCGTCGCCGAGTTCCCGGCCCGGTCGACCGCGGTCGCGACCAGGGTCGACTCACCTTCAGCGAGAGGCACCTGCGCTGCGACCCAGGTCGATCCGGAGAGCGCGGCCGCCACACCGTTGACTGCGACCGAAACGAGGTGCGGATCCGCGGCCTGTCCGGTGACCAGCACTGCGTTCGCGCCGACGAGCGCGTTCGCGGCGGGCTGCAGGATCGAGAGCGTCGGAGCTGTGATGTCGCGAACCACGCGGTGCGGGAAATTGAGCTCGTTGCCCGCGGCATCGAGCGCGACGATCGTGAAGGAGCGCTCCCCTTCCACAAGGGGATAGGGACCGGCGATGAACTGATCGCCGCGGAGAGTGACATTGACGCCGTCAATCGCCAGGGTCTCGGCGCCGAGAATCTGCCCCTGGAGATGCACCTCTGCCCCCGCCGTAACGAAGCCGTCCACGGGGGAGATCGCGACCAGCGCGGGCGGACTGGCGTCGACGCGGAAGCTCGCCTGCCGGCTACCCGGATTGCCGGCGGAGTCGGTCGCAGTCACCAGCAGGGCATGCGGCCCTTCGCTCGCGACCGGCGCTCCAGAAACATAGGGAGCGCCGTCGAGTGTCGCGACCACCGTCCACGGCGAAGTGTCGGCGACCTCGATCACCGGCGTGACCGTGCGGTTGAACAGTGCTCCGTCGCCCAGCGGAGCGCCCGACTCGAGGATGTCGACTTCGGGAGGAACCGTGTCGATCGTGACTCCCCTAGAGGCTACGGTCGCGTTGTCGACTGCGTCGCGGGCGATCACCTGTATCGTCGCTGCACCTTCGGCGAGAGAGATGGGTCCAGCGCTCCAGGCGTCGCCCGCGACATCTGCCAGTACGCCGTTGACCCGCACTTCGGCGAGGTTCAGATCGACGGCCGTCCCGCTCACCGGGACGCTGGCACTCGCGAGGTAGGCCCCCTCGGCAGGGGTCGAGATGACAACCTCGGGAGCCGTCCCGTCGCGGCGGATGCGGTGCTGGCGCGGTGCCTCGTTCCCAGTCGTGTCGCGCGCCAGCAGGGTGAAGATCCGTTCGCCGTCGGCCAGGGGGAACGACGGGCAGGCAAACATCTCGACCGTGAGGGTGCACGCCAGACCATCGACGATCACAGACTGCGCACCTGCGACCTCACCGCTCAGCGCAATCTCGGGCACCGCCACCAGAGTGTTGTCGGGAGGGACGACGGAGATGAAGCTCGGCGCCGTTGCGTCGAGGACGAAGCTCGCGGACATGTTGGCGGCGTTTCCCCCCTCGTCGATCGCCGTCGCCTGAAGCTCATAGCTGCCCTCGTCCGCGACTGGCGTCCCCGAAATGAACGGTGCGCCGTTGAGGGTCACGCTCAGATTCACCTGCGTCGCGTCGGACGCGACAACGACAGGGACCACTGTGCGATTGAACAGCGCGCCGTCGGTGAGCGGCAATCCGCCTTCGAGGAACGTGAGGACCGGCTCTTGCGTGTCGAGAGTCACCGCGACGCTCGCGGCTCCGGGGAGGTTGCCGACAGCGTCGAAGGCCTCGACCACGATCTCGTTCGCCCCTTCGACGAGCGCAATCCCCGCCACGCTGTAGGAAGTGCCAGCGACCGCCGCCGCTTGACCGTTGACCAGAACCTGGGCAAGATGCGGATCCGTAGCGGTACCCGCGACGGCAATCGGTGAGCTCCCCACTACCCCCGGCGCCGGCTGGGAGACCGTCACCCCGGGCGAAAGCGAGTCGCGCACGATATTGCGCGCCAGTGGGGTCGGGTTCCCCGCCAGGTCGGACGCCACCAGGAGAAAGCTCTGCGCCCCCTCCGCGAGCGCCAACGGTTCGGAACTGAACTCGCCGTTCGTGATCCCGACGGGCGACCCGTTCACAGTCAGCGTCGTCGCGCCCGAAACCTCGCCTGAGAGAACGACAGTCGGCGACGAAGTGACGAAGCCCTCCGGCGGATCGACGTCGGCGAATACCGGCCCAACGGTGTCGATCAAGAATTGCACCGTACGCTGGGCGGTCAGGCCATCGGCATCCTCCGCGTTCACCTCGAGCAGGTGAAGCGCGTCCCCTGTCACTGTCGATCCGGAGGTGAATGGTACGCCGTCGAGCGTCGCTTCGAGG is a genomic window containing:
- a CDS encoding Ig-like domain-containing protein, with amino-acid sequence MKLESPPRAVRRKAALVLGPGRVTGIAILALVGSLAAPVAGETLGTPIFAGNFESGTICAWSNAVGWGGAPCVALQIDLSESGAPLGDGALFNRDVVPVLDTTGGTAPVSLEATLDGVPFTSGSTVTGDALHLLEVNAEDADGLTAQRTVQFLIDTVGPVFADVDPPEGFVTSSPTVVLSGEVSGATTLTVNGSPVGITNGEFSSEPLALAEGAQSFLLVASDLAGNPTPLARNIVRDSLSPGVTVSQPAPGVVGSSPIAVAGTATDPHLAQVLVNGQAAAVAGTSYSVAGIALVEGANEIVVEAFDAVGNLPGAASVAVTLDTQEPVLTFLEGGLPLTDGALFNRTVVPVVVASDATQVNLSVTLNGAPFISGTPVADEGSYELQATAIDEGGNAANMSASFVLDATAPSFISVVPPDNTLVAVPEIALSGEVAGAQSVIVDGLACTLTVEMFACPSFPLADGERIFTLLARDTTGNEAPRQHRIRRDGTAPEVVISTPAEGAYLASASVPVSGTAVDLNLAEVRVNGVLADVAGDAWSAGPISLAEGAATIQVIARDAVDNATVASRGVTIDTVPPEVDILESGAPLGDGALFNRTVTPVIEVADTSPWTVVATLDGAPYVSGAPVASEGPHALLVTATDSAGNPGSRQASFRVDASPPALVAISPVDGFVTAGAEVHLQGQILGAETLAIDGVNVTLRGDQFIAGPYPLVEGERSFTIVALDAAGNELNFPHRVVRDITAPTLSILQPAANALVGANAVLVTGQAADPHLVSVAVNGVAAALSGSTWVAAQVPLAEGESTLVATAVDRAGNSATASRVAVRDSQAPTITITDPAAGTVVPEAAVEVAGSVDDPNLDRVTVRGVTAAIQGGSFAASAALAEGDNTVVVRATDRLGHAAEATLLVHRDSTAPGLGIDTPEEGSRIAAEFVAVSGTISEEGIATLTVNGVSATITGDTFSVAAVPLVEGENRLVARGRDANGNEGVRTRTVLRDTVAPAILGTEPPTGALAIALTTVFVAKLSEEPGSASVDGMRLETEAGAVLAATVEIIATELRLIPSSALPSASLVRLVLDTSIVDLAGSGLAAGATFEFTTADSTAPALPSIPAPPARFLCAAEVVLVGFAEPDRSVEVAGGAGAVRARAASDGAFSVAVPLIPGAIHRLAVTSVDDAGNRSLACEIEVVHDCQEPIVERVDASPSGFVIHFSEEIEPTSLAGAILVSDAAGAIVGSVELDVDLATFTASSALPEGAIRVEVLRQPRDLAGNLLAYPWVSVFGGDAAESFFVATVVDDSVGRPLAGSRARVLSTNGVLPPGTGPALEATSAADGTVSLPVPVGTHLVVFEHPDSTPVFRFVTTQGQQGTDVVDPRLAPLSAAVAIGPAGGAAAAAPALSGSSAELEIPAGALADPIAISLTELSEQGLPRLLPFGWSPRAAVWIGPEEADFLLAARLVLPVNAIPGSTVAWVHLDPETRVWRVEGVTTLGLGELDLPVAAAGAWVVVEADPPPFAVPTAVVGEPLGSLPTPPASGETLLGATLVFDPETVLPGQKSRATVAYSSTEAATSGSTVTLSIVEELQLLDGTTRTEPAYRADVVVYRTTEGARSRFLLAASDAARLLPIELGEENVTVLPYGGEIVRGNVLGPQGGSVLGPSGDRIDIAAGALVRPTPVQLEPAAEGTLPLPVPEGFAFAGALRLDLSGETLLEPATLFLALADAPSAGEAGILLGVESSVAGDASWRPLATISPSSSGWQSDAFDLDDPADLAWPGVTRGGTYLFARALAPLGFVRGTVFDVGGATLASALVASTGATAVEWLQLSGSDGRYAYPAWVGAVALTATKPSTGDQGSGSALLSAAGERVDLDLALAVVRPSVVSMTPASGATAVPIGIEPVVHFSEPVERTSLAAAIALCPVGGSPVALIFHHLGSQLTIEPEVSLEPALTYELVIGEGVRDLQGHGMAAPATVSFTTQNVTLPSTVDLSRVLLYAPGTNGESRIQGLPGAAPAGTLVFVENLTRLAATISVAAEQDGSFELSIVSQVTDRLLLHVLIAGANEVVAILGPFRTADGRGAYVGAEGSIFTTIDGWTLSVPADTFDETSVVQVVPLVSGQLPVPLPASFVEGASFTLDFGGAIPDKAIELALPAPAGAPAGRPILVLREVRAAGAHGWMLHELATAADGRLSTLAAGAAPFAVELFASQAGGTRAEAGTGPSLAELAAAAPGAMLPGLAFAGNYTISWTPEPIGFLGFPTTLWNDAYVETGLSGIVTVLNSAIESLLEHDAVLIPTLLGVPVTVTVRDGASGFVLYQSEPGDFNSPPGDGGIDEIPPEVFGDTAAPHPLAGSPLRFFVLDATEAAGGEIDRGVSFLFGDDAVEITGAIGSVSEEARVRLLGLDDARAPFTTAAADGSFQLQASIEAGNRYLLALGARIDATEALEVEWSEPLSDVLGAVRVLDDAGLVIGVDVDFGADRSVVVVTPRGAWPTDRDLRLELGPAIADGSGNSWNETLALEFRARASQVVGHYPFQHVYDVARLGNLLFLAAGQQGLAVLDASDPSELANVMPGGLTFPLSYLDVVRAVAVDPHGRVLVTGGGVANFGVLRIFDPLMLPEIVEAPDPVAARELAWRGTTIVSDRLGGTGTQLPAGTPRKVVLYSDDLTSRWRAGEPAPDGLAVTFTPGANGALGTLAVTGNGAASLAPVSLRNLVRGGYTRVDSSAAGGFTIAITAASGDRVELLRNRATIAYLATLGAGVEAVDVSAFYHGPNEPSPVASRVVGIYSGAGDPSFELCNEAAADLASALIGLDLLIETTASPPIDVAALVSFRGIAQIESPPAAVGDLSFLTDACAEVEGSRAVRALAAEVDLPWDANADGRVDDDEGERDYAFVTHATGGLLVFDLTRRAEPQLVSRIRLPLVALGVAVDRSRMRAYISGASGGLAIVDLAALATATLVDADVNGVDDRVLEVVPIPAIQPGSPAVVLPDLGLVFVGGDGGAAGIQVGAPAIVFVRADGSGEVLH